A region from the Oryzias latipes chromosome 20, ASM223467v1 genome encodes:
- the cbln2 gene encoding cerebellin-2 → MVPPARCPGPCAILALTLLLGCSVVLCVGQNDTEPIVLEGKCLVVCDSNPSSDGGVTSSLGISVRSAGAKVAFSAVRGTNHEPSEMSNTSMTIYFDQVLVNIGNHFDLKASVFQAPRRGIYSFSFHVVKVYNRQTIQVNLMQNDYPVISAFAGDQDVTREAASNGVLLMVERDDRVYLKLERGTLMGGWKYSTFSGFLVFPL, encoded by the exons ATGGTGCCACCAGCGCGCTGCCCGGGACCCTGTGCCATCCTGGCACTGACCCTACTCTTGGGATGCAGCGTAGTTCTTTGCGTCGGCCAGAACGACACGGAACCCATCGTGCTGGAGGGGAAGTGTCTTGTGGTTTGCGACTCGAACCCTTCCTCGGACGGTGGAGTGACCTCCTCACTTGGCATATCAGTGCGCTCCGCTGGGGCAAAGGTGGCGTTTTCCGCCGTGCGTGGGACCAATCATGAGCCGTCAGAGATGAGCAACACGTCCATGACCATATATTTCGACCAG GTTTTAGTGAACATCGGCAACCATTTCGATCTCAAAGCAAGTGTTTTCCAGGCACCAAGGAGGGGGATATATAGTTTCAGCTTTCATGTGGTAAAGGTCTACAATAGACAAACCATACAG GTGAACCTGATGCAGAACGATTATCCGGTTATATCAGCTTTCGCCGGGGACCAGGACGTCACAAGGGAAGCGGCCAGCAACGGAGTACTGCTGATGGTTGAACGGGACGACCGGGTCTATTTGAAGCTGGAACGGGGCACCCTTATGGGCGGATGGAAATACTCCACCTTCTCAGGCTTTTTAGTCTTTCCACTATAA